The Branchiostoma lanceolatum isolate klBraLanc5 chromosome 10, klBraLanc5.hap2, whole genome shotgun sequence genome has a window encoding:
- the LOC136443019 gene encoding lysophosphatidic acid receptor 3-like produces MTGYTEYCTGVALLVLIATSCYVGMTSASEPGFSLTNGDFDRTGFTNDSTLRNSSFENCTSAGLVVNITSNVSRCLESDSGGTAYTYSKPVGAVYATLCLGIWSVVANSLPLAAIIKHEHLHTPAYILMANLAASDVMTGVDFVYTETIPSIAMTRLRFKLVLLSGLSSAYSLLVLTAERYWFIVHGMTYVNNVTNDKYKVMIIIVWVWSVLLAMLPNFGWSCGSRAAEGCLSLGGGLMLGYVVLVLVFIFIPMAAVVYFNLGIFWCL; encoded by the coding sequence ATGACGGGTTATACAGAATACTGCACTGGAGTGGCGCTGCTTGTTTTAATCGCTACAAGTTGCTACGTTGGGATGACATCTGCTTCTGAACCCGGCTTCAGCCTGACAAATGGCGATTTCGACAGAACTGGCTTTACCAACGACTCAACCCTGCGGAACAGTTCGTTTGAAAACTGTACCAGTGCCGGACTAGTAGTAAACATCACTTCCAACGTTTCAAGATGTTTGGAGAGCGATTCAGGTGGTACAGCTTACACGTATTCCAAACCAGTAGGAGCTGTGTACGCTACATTATGCCTCGGCATCTGGTCAGTCGTTGCAAACAGTCTCCCACTAGCAGCCATCATAAAACATGAACATCTCCACACGCCCGCATACATCCTCATGGCTAATCTGGCCGCAAGCGACGTCATGACCGGCGTAGACTTTGTGTACACCGAAACTATCCCGTCCATCGCCATGACCCGACTCCGTTTCAAATTGGTCTTGCTCTCCGGCCTCTCCTCTGCCTACAGTCTGCTGGTCCTGACGGCTGAGCGTTACTGGTTCATCGTCCACGGGATGACCTACGTCAACAACGTCACCAACGACAAGTACAAGGTAATGATCATTATCGTTTGGGTGTGGTCTGTCCTGCTAGCGATGCTGCCCAACTTCGGCTGGAGCTGCGGAAGTCGTGCCGCGGAAGGATGCCTGTCCTTAGGGGGAGGGCTGATGCTCGGCTACGTGGTCCTCGTCCTGGTTTTCATTTTCATCCCGATGGCGGCAGTCGTCTATTTCAACCTGGGTATCTTCTGGTGCCTGTAG